TGCTAGGTAGTCTAATGATGATGTAAGACTAGATGAGAGGCTAGGTAGTCTAATGATGTAAGACTAGATGAGAGGCTAGGTAGTCTAATGATGATGTAAGACTAGATGAGGGGCTAGGTAGTCTAATGATGAGGTAAGACTAGATGAGATGCTAGGTAGTCTAATGATGATGTAAGACTAGATGAGATGCTAGGTAGTCTAATGATGATGTAAGACTAGATGAGAGGCTAGGTAGTCTAATGAAGATGTAAGACTAGATGAGAGGCTAGGTAGTCTAATGATGATGTAAGACTAGATGAGATGCTAGGCAGTCTAATGGTGATGTAAGACTAGATGAGAGGCTAGATAGTCTAATGATGATGTAAAACTAGATTAGAGGCTAGGTGGTCTAATGATGATGTAAGACAAGATGAGAGGCTAGGTAGTCTAATGATGATGTAAGACTAGATGAGAGGCTAGGTAGTCTAATGATGATGTAAGACTAGATGAGAGGCTAGGTGGTCAAATGTCGTAAGACGAGATTGATAAACGATAGTTGACATACTAATATGAGTCTATattataaactatatattatttaggggcgacgtcaaaagatcgatgtttacaaaaaaaacttaatagcatgccaaataaaaaaatgaccGACAGTCATTAGCCGAGTTCATGTCCCAGGAGGTCGAGtcgaaacaatctattttgaaatatttttcagttaaacaaCAATCATCCGATCAAAGTGTTGCTGATGAGCCTACACCCAGTCACGAAAGGTCTCTCATTTTCAAATGCCGCAGGACAAAGTACATGCCCAAAAGCTACGAATACCAGTGGTGTTCGTTTTGATAAATCACGATAGCATACGTTTAATACTGAGAGCAGACTGCAATTGATTCGGAGTTTTCTTGCTGATTTAGAGCCTCAATCCTTCAGATATTTTAACTATTGATGTTGTCATTGCCCCATCTTGTTGTGTTCTGTTAGTTtttaataaaagtatttttcagagttaaaatgttttctgtttttatttataattcagtagtatattggtacgttgtttgaaagtggaagtatacagtatgagtctgaaacgattttcgattttaggtcagttaagttagatggcgggggggggggggttctgggacctaacttaagcaattattaaagttagatatattatattgaacttttgatgttgccccttaCCATGTAAATGTTCGCTGGGAATACATAGTAGttatacaaatttgaaatacGAATACTGATTTATCAATGCAGGCCTATATGTTGTATGACACCATTATGTGATCAAATTCAGTTAATGTAATTGGATAGCTTTGAGAGTAATAACTGAAATGAGCTGAGTTCATCCTGTTCCATTTGTAATCAATACCGTATTATTCGTCGTAATTCATACTACGAATCCATACAAGTCCTAAATGATGCAGGGCATACTATATGCataaattctttcatttttgaTTGTCACAATCGTGTGTAATAAAAGcacatttatttaaattacTTGTGTCAATCTCATTTATAGTGTGTCTATATCCCTTCTGTATTTCGTTTTCGTTTCCGTGACGTATTCCTTTGTTGTTGTGTCcacaaatattcatttctatCTCTAATCACCTGGTTCCATCTGTTAACATCTCCTCATCCAATCACTTTCTTCTTTTCTATCACATGACTTTTCCTATATAATTAAGTGCGACTGGTTAGTGTTACAGAAATGCAGACCTGGCCAGCAAGCACGgctatactactactagtatctCTAAGTATACTTTCAGGTTAGTTCAAAATTTATCTTTCAGTTATTGTGtcttttgtatttgtatctttacttttagtatatttatatagtagtaatatttattgtaaaacagAAATGCAGACGTGGCGAGCACGGCTATACTAGTATCTCTCTGTATACTTTCAGACATATGtaataaagctatatatatatatatatatatatatatatatatatatatatatatatatatatatatatatatatatatatatatatatatatatatatatagacacacacacacacacacacacacacacacacacacacacacacatatatatatatatatatatatatatatatatatatatatatatatatatatatatatatatatatatatatatacatatatattggtaaaatgtaaattgtctactgctggagtaaacagtgctcaatacatatgtatgtagagctgGATAACTAACACAATATCAAGTAAGATACTctggagccgttacacagtgtttcatatatatatggtttataTTAAAATCACACGCATACTACCAAGGATAATAGAACTGATTCAACAGTTTACAATGAATTCTTTATTAAGAgttgttgaaaaaaatgaaatgtgaaaataatacattgtatatattatatacaataatCTGTACCACATTGACACTTTCTAAGGTATTTTCTCATGTCATTAAATGATATCTGTCGAGTCCAcatttggataaaaaaaatttgatttataCTCTTCTTTCATCATATGCTCTATCAATCCTTAATGCTTCCTTCCATAAACTGACgtaatttgatgaaataattggaaagaaaacaaaaaatgggGATCTGAACTCGTTTTAAATGTTGTAAATATGGCCCATGGAACACTAAACAGATCGTCAGTAAATTTAGTTCACATTTATAAAAATATAGTCTCGCATGCAATTAGTATGGCATGGACTGGCTAGGTTTTTCCATTCGAAGCAATACATCGATGTATATTTATAGATCTAAACACAGAGTGTAATCGACTCTATTCTGAAAACATAAATGTTCAAACACAAATTATTGTTTCTTCAACTCAAAAGTATATACTTCAttgactgtttgtttgtttgtttgtttatttgtttgttcattgttatttaaaatatttagtTTGCTTCGAAAAGCATATATAGAGTAGTTATAAAGTGTATGTACTAAAGTATTACATCGGGTGAAGTATTTGGTCACCGATGTACACATTAGGGTGTCATTCATAATCAAAAACTGTAAGacaaattttaaattaaaattaaatgtcTCTAAGAGTTTAATTTTATATGTTATTACTCATTATTATTGTAAGTGTCCGTTATTATGACTATCAGTGTCATTAAAATCATTTCATAAAACTCTACAATATCTAGAACGTTTTCTACGATTGTTGACAATCCTGTCCACAAGCGATTAGGCAAGACAACTGCATACCTAATTTTCTGTTGTACAAAATAGAGTCCATGTAGTTGAGTTAGTTACTTTCTGATATCGCACAGCTGCAGCAAGTATTTATGCTAATCCAATCCCATTTATATTGGTTTTCTTCTTCCGACCAAGTATATGCAATGTTCCAAGAAGGTTTCTCTAGGCATTTGGAAGCAAACCTGCAAAATGAACAATAAACACACAATTCAAAACCTAATGTCTGATAAAGATAGaacttgtgtgtgtttgtgaaaaGCAGTTGTCTGTAGAACTGAGCCATATGAGTGGTAGAAGAGTGGTATTTTCATCTTCACCTTCCAATTGATAGAAATTACTAATCAAAGACCATTGAATTCAAAGggaaggggaacaccactccaggaaacaAAGGTATTTTCTATGGATTACAAgaacttgcgatttcagagaaacatcaagttgatcttgtgcctttatagggtatctttgctatgggctattgtaTGATGGGTGTcagtagaaataatatattcatggatGCCTAGTGACTATGAGATGATTTACGCcgaagggaataagcacttagCTTAGgagtcattaatattcattatacaATAATGAATATACCGATTACATAACATGTTGTGTGATACTACATGTGCATAAACGCAGAATAGAAGTAGTTTAGAACGTTAACTCGTTCTGTTATTTCCCATGCATGAACAAAGAGTGGTCTTTAACTTTACTACCGAGCAATTACAATGTACTGTCAGTGACAAATAAGCAAGTCGTTTATTATCGAAACTCTGGCATAACCTAGTTTGATACATTGCATGCTCTCTTAAACTCTTTAACAGGACTGATGTATATCGAGCACACTGTAATGATAATTGTCGGCAAACAGTCATGTGACTAAGTGACATCTTGAGGGATGTATATCAGCTTGTAAACGTTAGTCttaaaagggttgtaaactacATATCCCCATTTTTAGTAAAAGACAACATGTTATTATATTGATATAAACAAGTTTGACTTGAATATTACTTACATTTCTGCTATACCAGTACATGCTTGTCCTGCGTTACGGCATCTGGTTACGTGGAAATACTGCTGTTCATAGAGATTCACACGAATGCCTTCTCTTGTGATGCCGTTTTCAAGGCCTACCCATTCACTGGCGCTTCTACACACCTCCTGAAATGGAGCTCCTTGTTTTTTCTGGAGAAATATAACAGTTTTTAAACCATTATAAGGCAGGAATATTAATGCTGGATCACAATATATAGTCGACTTTCAAGAACTTTTTGTGACACTGGAGTAGTAAAACAATATGTTTGTCGGTTTCTTACCTTTCTAACCAAGCCGTTTTCTTCAATGGTATCTCTGTCAGCAGTGTCTATGACACTTGTATCAATCGATGGCTCTAGGCTAGGGAGGAAGTTCGGCTTCTGTGACGCGAACATAACACGATCAGCGTTTAGTGCAGGATGATCTTTCATGTGGCTATAGAACCCTTTAATTCTGTTCCTTATTTGTTTGGCTTGTCTTTGGGTTAAGCTGGTTTCTTCGTCTTTACCCATGTCACTAATAAGTCTATCAGCCAGATCTGCaaagaaaggtcaaaggtcataaatAAATCAGGTTGATACAACTCAAAGGTTGCTGTGAAACAAAATAGTTGTATAGTTACTATAAAGGTATATAGGATATACATGCTTCTATTGCGAAACACATTATCACACGCAAGTCAAGTTGAACGCGATAGAGCAAATGTATGGGATTTGTATTCTCTTCGTTTCACCACACAGCAACGAGTGTCTGTGCCATTGGTTTTGTGAtgctcgaaatatgaatcaaactTTCATAGTCACCACTAGTCTTGCCgatatttcatacattgtattcgcatagatacatgtatacttatgttattctccaatttTATTTCTTCACTCTCctgaaaatactcgtgaccaaAAGCTTTGTCATTGCGAGTCTTTGAAGTTTGAGTGGATGACTCGAGTCTTTGACTTGCAGTGACAAGGGACTGCATTTTTCTTGGCAGATCGATTATGAAATAACATCTAATGATtgcttattttaatatttatgcTACTATAgtaattaaaatatgatgtatatatgataGGTAGAACTATTTAGTGGTTCATTTACAATATGTACCCAAAACATACATGttatttatgaaatgaaaacgCCACTCCAAGAAATGAAGGTAACTGCCGTAGACTACAATACGGGGAGGGCCTGCATCAAAGGGGTCATTTTTTCCTTTCAAAAAAGCAGATCACAACATTTTCGGTTAAGAGATCTGTTCGGAGCCTCCCCGTACGAttgctaccccccccccccccctctacaCTTTTTGCTTCGAACGTTTTGTCTTCATAGCTTAATTCGAGTGCCTAGTGAAGGAGAGGATCACAGACTGAAAACCTTGACGTCTTTATTTTGAACGCACGTATACAATTTCCCCTCATCTATGTTGAGTGACTTTAAGCTTAAGGTTGTAAACAGTAAGGGGAAATTTGAAAAGTCGAAACCGTTTGAATGCAATCGTTCAAGAATACAATCATACATCCTATTTACGATCATTTCATCTACTCCCACTCACTTATAAGAGGTGTCATTTGTAATACTATACTTATAAAGCACATcattatacataaaataaaagtgaatttaTTTGTAATGGCATTTGGCGTTCTTCCTATTTATTACAAATGCAACTAAAGGTCGGTGCAATTAACCTTGTTTTTAGCCTAACTATTGGTAAACGTGACAATATTGACCTAAAATGTTACCACATAGAGTACAGGCAAAGTTTGCATGGTTAGTGTTTTGTGTGGGGGCGTGAAAGACTTCCTGCCCAAGGCGAttcttttatcaaatatttactaactttatatacatACTGTTGCGCAACAGGTTGTCTTTGTAGTAAGTACAATCACTTTCCGTCTGAGCATTTGCTCTTCTATCTACTTGGCATTTAAATAAATGAGTGTCATATGACAGCTATAGAGCAGACTGAGTGTGTTAATAAGTAGTCAGTGTTCTTTAGTGAGCTATGGTAACATCGTTGATAAATGGGTTTTAGTATAACAATTGTATTCAAGAAATACCAGAGGTCACATCTTAAATGAATAATCCTTATGTATATACAGATGCATATCTGTCAGTTACCAAGCAGTACGAAGCTATACGTGTcaggggtgtgtgtgtgtgtgtgtgtgtgtgtgtgtgtgtgtgtgtgtgtgtgtgtgtgtgtgtgtgtgtgtgtgtgtgtgtgtgtaaaatatttagTCCCTAGGGGTCTGCTACCTTTGCTGACGGAGGGGAGATTTGGGAAATTTTAATGCGGAAAGGATGCCATTTTGAGATCGAAGGCGAGGGtgggtgtgggggtgggggttgtgGTGGCGCTGGATGTACTTTGATAATCtctattggtaattgtatcacaaGTGTTATGCTAAAATCTATGTGTTTGTAATGTTGGTGCTTTAATATGAGTGTTTGTCAGTCAGCATTTCTACCAGAGGGGTGGGGGTTTACCAGAGGGGGTGGGGGACGTCTCTCATATTCTACCGATAACTATGTTTATGTATACGTCCACTCCACGTGCGGTATCCTAATACCTTAAAAAGGAACTTAAATGGTTTCATTAAATGTTTTGTACATTAAAGCAAATAAGACTGTTCATTTCCCAGAATTCATTCATATATGTGTAATTAGTATATTACTTCTGATGATTAGgcaaaaacaaataattgtgtttatgttaccgataacatggcctcagaaaatagggtaggatAGGTCGTGATTTTATTTGActtcattatatatttttaattgttttaattttgaaaaatattgcttcgtcccaaaaacaaaacaaaatgccTGTCAGaataccccctcccccttctgTGACAGTTTAATGAAATGTGTACAGATatcgctggggaaagaaaacaggcATACATGAAattcaagaagacaaagaatttcttatcttttgtGTAAAGgtttaaacaaatgtttagggtcggacGCTTAAACTAGGATCGGTCACGTTTCGGACACAACGTTTTAGATTACTTGGCCTCATGGCTGCAACTACAGgttagatatacaatgtacgcATATCAGCAAACACGACAGTTTTCAAATACTAGTAACATTTCTACTATCCACTTATGTTTATTTCCATCAATTTGTCACTCTCGTAATCTCACTCAATTGGTCTTGACTACATTTAAGGAGGGATAGACAATGACGATGTCTGCCCTGCATATGTGTATTAAAAGCGTCGCATTTCTTTATGCACACCATTGATTAATTTTCACACTGTAGCGTTTTGTACCACGAACAGGTGTTTGCATCTTAAGAAGAACCATTAAAAGATAGGGTATGTTGTTTCCTGCCAAAAACTAACATTGTGTAGTCTTTTtgatatgaattaatatatCAACCACGTGATGTGTCACATGGTACGAATGACAACCCCATACAATCCCTAACAATGTCAGTACCTTATCCCTCTATCCCTAACAATGTCAGAGCCTCATCCCTTTATCCCTAGTAATGATAGTATCTATTCCATTAGGATCAACCCACCTTGTAAAATCAATTGCAACATGCCGTTATCCGTTCGAAGTGGATTGACGAATTGGAAGGACTCAGACTGGTCTTTCACATCATTTTCATCTGtaacataaaatttaaaaaatgtcaagatTTCAAACTATTTACTCCTGTCCAAAACTAACAGTTCATCTGGTGTTTTATATACGTAACAGTAATTGTTTTAATAGTTCTTGACTTTTCATAAACTTGCCTCCTAATAGATTCAGTGAAGGCCGACCCTAATGGGTTGTCAGTGTTGATGCATGAGAAAACCGGAGAACTTGGTGAACACCGGCATTGTTCGGCAGTTAATACCAACGaaactcttcttacttacaacGCGGCAATTTGTAATGAAACCTTGACGAACGTGCGAAtcccgaccacagtggtaagaggccagtAGTTACAAAACTCGGTCACCTACAACCCCACGTATCAGATAAATTTATCATATAGAAAGTTTCCATCTATTTTATCCATTCTTAAACGTTTATTCTTCCTTTTAACAGAACTAGACATACAAATATAGAAGTGTCATGCATGAAATCATTATAAGATGTATTTCTTTTGGATGATATTGAACCACTCGAATATAATTAATGTCTTCATGCTCATCATACTTGTATCTTTAATATCTTTAAGAGAAGATAGTGTTATagagctgtctgtctgtctgtctgtctgtctgtctgtctgtctgtctgtctgtctttcctGCTGCCTcctctgtgtttgtctgtctctgactGTAGACTAACAATATCTAAACACGAACACGTCTGCATTATGACAGTTGTAAAGTGGTTTTGCTAAACATCATAtgaatgtaatttgcataaatactTCCTTTTGgtaattgggcaatatcttaTCAATGCGCACTTAAAATTTCATATTACTTGGTTATATTCAATGATGataagacaaaatattttatggtaACGTTTTCACAAAGATACACTTTACAAACTCTATTCTGATTTAGTTTATTGTGACTTACCTGTTGATCTTGGAATGTTAGCAGCCTGGCCTGTAAAATGACAACGAAATGAAAGAGTAAGATGTAAATAACACTAACGGAATATCCTATTAATGTCTTCATTCATAACAATATGCTGTGAATATGTCAATAATAATCAATGTATTCATGTAGAAACGACAACAATGGTTAATAAAGTCAACCAGATAGCGGGCTATCGAACAAATCACACAGGTATGCATGCAAGCACACACATGCAAGAatgcatggatgcatgcatacatacatacatacatacatacatacatacacacatacacacatacatacatacatacatacatacatacattacacacacacacacacacacacacacacacacacacacacacacacacacacacacacacttaaagCATATCTAATTAACCATGCTTagttaatttgaaataaggAATAGGGAATACGCCAAAATGAAGGTATGTAAATATTCATTCACAATTGAAACAATTGCCCTTACACTGCAACAAAGGAATCTCATTTCGAGACAACAAACCGATTCAGTTAAAACACCATAcaacaattgaacaaacatacCATGTATCAGATATTTAAAAACCTGGCACAACTCTGTTTAAGGCTTCCTGATTGTTAGTACAGACGACGACGTCACAAAAAACAAACCCGTTCACTTAACTTTCACAACTTTCATTAATACAACAGTATCAAATGTTTCAAACACTAAACGAGGGTAATTTTGATCGACATAACGTCATGACCGtttataaaatagtaatatgtTTGCGTAAATGAAGCACGATAACAGTTTTCTTTGATAACGTCAAATAcagattgatttattgatatcAATGATGACGTGAGAAGGTCATGACTTGACCTTTGTGGCGGATTTAAATTAGATCTATTTACGACCTCTGTTACTTTAAGGCTTGGGTTATAATAGAAAGTATTTAACTTTATCCAAGTGACGTCTGCCCGGACCAATTGCTGTAATTTGGAAATGAATGAATTACTATGGTTTTCTACATCATCACAGGATACACTAGATATGACGTAGATGAAGGCTCGCACTACGGATCATGTCTGAGCAGTATTACTAGTAACATAGACTCAAAGAGCCGTCATGGTTTCAGCAAGCATAACCACAAACCCAACCAGTTAGTTTGTGGTTACATATAATATGAGGAAACAACGACGAATCTTTTAGTCTATCAGTAACCCTGGCCTACTTTAGTAAAAGCGTCACCTAAGTGACGTAATGTAAGTGAACATGGGTACTTCCAAGTAgttatgtaagtatgtatgtatgtatgtatgtatgtatgtatgtatgtatgtatgtgtgtgtgtgtgtgtgtgcgcgcgcgcgtgcgt
The Glandiceps talaboti chromosome 23, keGlaTala1.1, whole genome shotgun sequence genome window above contains:
- the LOC144452764 gene encoding venom nerve growth factor-like, translating into MSSVITFLISNGSEFHREGQAANIPRSTDENDVKDQSESFQFVNPLRTDNGMLQLILQDLADRLISDMGKDEETSLTQRQAKQIRNRIKGFYSHMKDHPALNADRVMFASQKPNFLPSLEPSIDTSVIDTADRDTIEENGLVRKKKQGAPFQEVCRSASEWVGLENGITREGIRVNLYEQQYFHVTRCRNAGQACTGIAEMFASKCLEKPSWNIAYTWSEEENQYKWDWISINTCCSCAISESN